One genomic window of Aethina tumida isolate Nest 87 chromosome 3, icAetTumi1.1, whole genome shotgun sequence includes the following:
- the LOC109608570 gene encoding coiled-coil domain-containing protein 174 gives MSTYEISKSSLLSLKAEILRKQQECTKIKVDNEVKIKTLKKNTPLEVKNKEKLADNAPLTDAEEELLKKSRSVLEAKSKLYEELLNSKNLTDEQKEIKKRYLVRFNSKVPDLPPDEPDDVDKYPDSDDNGNYDDYDDPKNPEDEWVEYVDCLGRTRTCLRKDLEHIKANDAELKQSQDKRREHDEEPQKVVPKEEKEKTKEKQLNDEESELLSADMRREQLRKQWEKEEDELRDKTNIHYQDILFNEARTHGVGYYGFSKDEEERAAQQEALNKLRQETEAQQKKSQEMKALREKQLKARILAAKNRKRARMGLPPEEETEETPKETEKDPEKKIEDPAEIEKQKQLEEARKKHIRPWDIGKAALKEHYVHSQEEWVDKKRRERPEEFAPPSSYRKNFRSTVEDNLPRDVDRSLKFSTKRSSKDDVNPYKRSSYEEIPQDKLIEPTPIIDECVETPLHNKTKRIQSDYSSDSDSDDSKRKGAEIAPPPTYDYYGPSSTKKSKTSKSKENIELSIEEGLKFLRKQVEKKETGKHDNDMFIF, from the exons ATGAGTACTTATGAAATAAGTAAATCATCA tTGCTTAGTCTAAAAGcagaaattttaagaaaacaacaagaatgtactaaaattaaagtagATAATGAGGTGAAAatcaaaacattgaaaaagaaTACCCCTTtagaagttaaaaataaagaaaaactagCTGACAATGCACCATTAACAGATGCCGAAGaagaattactaaaaaaatcaag GTCTGTTTTAGAggcaaaatctaaattatatgaaGAATTGTTAAACTCCAAGAATTTGACAGATGAACAAAAAGAGATTAAAAAGAGATATTTGGTGAGATTTAACAGCAAAGTTCCAGATTTACCACCAGATGAACCTGATGATGTAGACAAATATCCTGATAGTGATGATAATGGGAATTATGATGACTATGATGATCCCAAAAATCCTGAAGATGaatg GGTTGAATATGTGGATTGTCTCGGCAGAACTAGAACATGTCTGAGAAAAGATTTGGAACACATTAAAGCCAATGATGCTGAACTGAAACAAAGTCAAGATAAAAGAAGGGAACATGATGAAGAACCTCAGAAAGTTGTTCCTAAAGAGGAAAAAGAGAAAACAAAGGAAAAGCAATTAAATGATGAAGAAAGTGAACTACTTTCAGCAGACATGAGAAGAGAGCAGTTGAGAAAGCAGTGGGAAAAAGAAGAGGATGAACTGAgagataaaacaaatattcattatcaagatattttatttaatg AGGCAAGAACTCATGGTGTTGGCTATTATGGATTCTCAAAGGATGAAGAAGAAAGAGCTGCTCAACAAGAAGCATTAAATAAGCTCAGACAGGAAACAGAAGCCCAACAGAAAAAGTCTCAAGAGATGAAAGCCTTGAGGGAAAAACAACTAAAGGCAAGAATACTTGCTGCTAAAAATAGAAAGAGAGCCAGAATGGGTTTGCCTCCAGAAGAag AAACTGAGGAGACTCcaaaagaaactgaaaaagaccctgaaaaaaaaatagaggaTCCAGCTGAgatagaaaaacaaaaacaattggaAGAGGCGCGAAAAAAACACATAAGACCTTGGGATATAGGAAAAGCTGCGCTGAAAGAGCATTATGTACACAGCCAAGAAGAATGGGTTGATAAGAAAAGAAGGGAAAGACCTGAGGAATTTGCGCCGCCGTCCAGTTATAGGAAGAATTTTAGGAGTACAGTTGAAGATAATTTACCCAGAGATGTTGATAGGTCCTTAAAGTTTAGTACAAAGAGAAGTTCAAAAGACGACGTTAATCCATACAAGAGAAGCAGTTATGAAGAAATACCTCAGGATAAATTAATAGAACCTACTCCAATCATTGATGAATGTGTTGAAACTccattacataataaaacaaagagaATTCAAAGTGATTATTCTTCAGATTCAGACAGTGATGATAGTAAAAGGAAAGGAGCAGAAATAGCACCACCTCCTACTTATGATTATTATGGACCAAGTTctactaaaaaatcaaaaacgtcaaaatctaaagaaaatattgaactgTCCATAGAAGAAGGActtaaatttttgagaaaacAAGTGGAGAAGAAGGAAACTGGAAAACATGATAATgacatgtttatattttaa
- the LOC109608567 gene encoding 60S ribosomal protein L30, producing MVAQKKQKKAIESINSRLALVMKSGKYCLGYKQTLKTVRQGKAKLIIIANNTPPLRKSEIEYYAMLAKTGVHHYSGNNVELGTACGKYFRVCAMSITDPGDSDIIKSMPSDSQQ from the exons ATGGTAGCCCAAAAGAAACAGAAAAAAGCTATTGAGAGCATCAACAGCCGTTTGGCTCTTGTGATGAAATCTGGAAAATACTGCTTGGGTTACAAACAGACGCTTAAG ACTGTTCGTCAAGGAAAAGCAAAATTGATCATCATTGCCAACAACACCCCTCCACTAAGGAAAtcagaaattgaatattatgctATGTTGGCCAAAACTGGAGTGCACCACTACTCTGGTAACAATGTAGAATTGGGAACTGCTTGCGGTAAATACTTCAGGGTGTGCGCCATGTCTATCACGGATCCAGGAGATTCTGACATCATCAAATCCATGCCCTCAGATTcccaacaataa
- the LOC109608590 gene encoding uncharacterized protein LOC109608590, with translation MFGLSLATEIFQGSTERTWNCVSNLVHLIWNKVYHIRDPIMPRSRKRHHSRSRSRSVSNDRSKKEKLQRNESGDRDRKRTKIELYENSPHQKRSVSVDQDVNNETGHDRDDVEIVEKSASESTGDVDLDSSVISQNLPDKEKAGDVDMDASVASQSPADKEKTAVSANDDMDVSEALEDNDNNSTRDDLDASTVSVNDKEGDASVEPAVKDTPSKVKKIEDKLKITPKKVLSPKQIQKKLESEKKRAEKQKEKEEKERLKNEEKERLKQEKLKQKQEKDEQKKKEKEMKEQEKLKKIEEKEQKKKQKEEEKEQEKIKKQQELEEKNKEKIKQEELKQKTASAFVNFFAKKDTSVDTKKIEEAASVFKPFEIKSDMRLPKLRREPLSESDKHILIQLLENPDESCSYLKDLKAGKTIGKSEKTWPVEDEGNDDDIVVLEEESNLGESICEDKPKAAIMKAKYLKFHENRRPAYHGTWRKKSAFISGRKPFGTDNNMFDYEVDSDDDWEEEEQGESIAGSDDEEKENEPEDDYEVDNEFFVPHGHLSDDEVDDEEASKLSPEDLKQKLKLLKDEFDQDMQSKTHKLKPRSIGCVWFNKDGSCDEEAIEKYLKPLKMITNGQIIIKSRALLDLVTTTNKKKQALQDLDPEVIKMFIKFIHGNTNKKRVLVEEFLTYIGNENCNVEVRKGSLYKHLNLLATWKKCTEEGLLRNKHCWMVGQDVQKKYKVEFSQRAHRSRQYERGSSAERRYKRSNRRSPTSKKRHRHRHDRTLSRRKHSRRSYSTDQANGMANWTAAQRVAAARIFAQALPAPMAPPPPPSPSRNRYDYDDSEDDDDDDDDCSTTTTQTPTEERRASSARVSPERVSVSPRHRPINFLVLCGATRACEIPMYSSGLSYSRYRPTYDDTDRLGRTTAGDSWHSWSTRPSTASTKTNLTSPRASDASMASHPTTQADAASRRPRYSRSSTASVAQLLSDSCTSLLQKLTTRVRGPSATVERTLANGSGALSQHHPNPLQTSKSSTVVPNLGATRTRLEDKYSSVLDRIYGRKKDPEKTIEPSVGRGLAKSSTTTNVLLAEKQYPYVASNAVPATPAPREKTPYRESRISQNRKNYPEPPYAYLDRDSAYRVRHRSNHSELRPRRSSKPQRTGKSEVNDRKTVTNLKLCPVEIPLNDTHKETTPKLLNDVTLSTLSAAPPPTTSDDDTTPTPSAPDTLTEREAKRKEIQSLIMKYSALDEAYNRVNSSAQAAGGASGVTKEAAVASVAPTTSVAAAITKKYYPNLSASSRAPSVEDDEEGHLIYRTGDTLQERYKILGTLGEGTFGKVVKVKDLEMEHSMALKIIKNVEKYREAAKLEINVLEKLADKDPDCIHLCVKMLDWFDYHGHMCIAFEMLGLSVFDFLKDNNYQPYPLDQVRHIGYQLCYSVKFLHDNRLTHTDLKPENILFVDSDFDLVYNSKKRRDVKRVKRTDVRLIDFGSATFDHEHHSTIVSTRHYRAPEVILELGWSQPCDVWSIGCILFELYLGITLFQTHDNREHLAMMQRILGEIPVRMARKTKTKYFYRGKLEWDEKSSAGRYVRDNCKPLLRYKQYDESEHNYLFDLIFKMLEYEPSERITLKEAMMHPFFNKIPSHQRLGEQSGDVRRERSLSLSR, from the exons TGTGGATCAAGACGTCAACAATGAAACAGGTCATGACAGAGACGACGTCGAAATTGTAGAGAAATCAGCCAGTGAATCCACTGGCGATGTCGATTTGGATTCTTCGGTCATATCTCAAAATCTTCCAGACAAAGAAAAAGCAGGCGATGTCGATATGGATGCCTCAGTGGCATCGCAAAGTCCTGCAGACAAAGAAAAAACTGCCGTTTCAGCAAATGATGATATGGATGTTTCAGAAGCTTTAGAAGACAATGACAATAACTCCACAAGAGATGATTTGGATGCATCAACTGTATCAGTAAATGACAAAGAAGGCGATGCGTCAGTGGAGCCTGCGGTGAAAGACACGCCGTCCAAAGTTAAAAAGATCGAGGACAAACTAAAGATTACCCCTAAGAAGGTATTGAGTcctaaacaaatacaaaaaaaacttGAGTCTGAAAAGAAGCGGGCTGAAAAACAAAAGGAAAAGGAAGAGAAAGAAAGACTGAAAAACGAAGAAAAGGAACGGCTTAAGCaggaaaaattgaaacaaaagcAAGAGAAAGATGAGCAAAAAAAGAAAGAGAAAGAAATGAAGGAACAGgaaaaactgaagaaaatcGAAGAGAAGGAACAGAAGAAAAAGCAAAAGGAGGAAGAGAAAGAACaggagaaaattaaaaaacagcaGGAACTGGAggaaaaaaacaaagaaaaaattaagcaaGAAGAGCTGAAACAGAAAACTGCTTCGGCGTTCGTCAATTTCTTCGCAAAGAAAGACACGTCAGTCGACACGAAAAAAATCGAGGAGGCCGCCTCCGTTTTCAAACCATTCGAAATAAAGTCGGACATGAGACTGCCTAAACTGCGTCGAGAACCGTTGAGCGAGTCCGACAAGCACATTTTAATCCAACTGTTGGAGAATCCCGACGAATCTTGCTCGTATCTGAAAGATTTGAAGGCAGGCAAAACGATCGGTAAGAGCGAGAAAACTTGGCCGGTTGAGGATGAAGGCAACGACGATGACATCGTCGTTCTGGAGGAAGAGTCGAACCTGGGCGAGTCTATATGCGAAGACAAGCCCAAGGCCGCCATTATGAAGGCGAAGTACTTGAAATTCCACGAGAACCGCAGGCCCGCTTATCACGGTACGTGGAGGAAGAAAAGCGCCTTCATCTCGGGCAGAAAACCGTTCGGTACCGACAACAACATGTTCGACTACGAAGTCGACTCTGACGACGATTGGGAGGAGGAGGAACAGGGCGAATCCATCGCCGGATCCGACGATGAGGAGAAAGAGAACGAGCCCGAGGACGATTACGAGGTGGACAACGAATTCTTTGTGCCGCACGGCCATCTCAGCGACGACGAAGTGGACGACGAGGAAGCCTCGAAACTTTCGCCTGAAGATCTGAAACAGAAACTCAAATTGTTAAAGGACGAGTTCGATCAGGACATGCAGTCGAAGACGCACAAACTCAAACCTAGATCTATTGGATGCGTTTGGTTTAACAAGGACGGCTCGTGCGATGAGGAGGCCAtagaaaagtatttaaaacctTTAAAGATGATCACTAACgggcaaattattattaagagcCGTGCGTTGCTGGACTTGGTGACCACCACcaataaaaagaaacaagCTTTACAAGATTTGGATCCggaagttattaaaatgtttatcaaaTTCATTCACGGGAACACGAACAAGAAGAGAGTGTTAGTAGAAGAGTTTCTAACGTATATTGgtaatgaaaattgtaatgtGGAAGTCAGAAAAGGCAGTCTTTATAAGCACTTAAATCTTTTGGCCACCTGGAAGAAGTGCACGGAGGAAGGTCTCTTGCGTAATAAGCATTGCTGGATGGTGGGTCAGgatgtacagaaaaaatacaAGGTTGAATT TAGCCAAAGGGCTCATAGATCGCGACAGTATGAACGAGGTTCCAGCGCGGAGCGCCGCTACAAGCGCAGCAACAGACGATCGCCGACGTCGAAGAAACGCCACCGGCACCGCCACGACCGCACCCTATCGAGGAGGAAGCACAGCCGCCGCTCCTACTCCACAGACCAG GCCAACGGCATGGCCAACTGGACAGCGGCGCAGAGGGTGGCCGCCGCCCGCATCTTCGCCCAGGCGCTGCCCGCTCCCATGGCGCCGCCGCCACCCCCGTCGCCCAGCCGGAATCGGTACGACTACGATGATAGCGaagacgacgacgacgacgacgacgactgTTCAACCACAACCACTCAGACACCCACCGAAGAG AGACGTGCGTCTTCTGCACGCGTATCTCCCGAGCGGGTATCAGTGTCGCCACGTCATCGACCGATCAATTTTCTTGTGCTGTGCGGTGCAACAAGGGCATGCGAAATACCAATGTACAGCTCTGGCCTGTCCTATAGCCGATATCGTCCAACCTATGACGACACGGACCGCCTCGGTCGCACCACCGCCGGGGACTCATGGCACTCGTGGTCGACCCGACCTTCGACAGCATCGACCAAAACAAACTTAACCTCTCCCCGAGCTTCGGATGCGTCCATGGCTAGTCATCCGACCACGCAGGCGGATGCGGCCTCGCGAAGACCCCGGTACTCGCGCTCCTCCACCGCCAGCGTTGCCCAACTGTTAAGTGACTCGTGCACCAGCCTCCTGCAGAAACTCACGACCAGAGTGCGAGGTCCCTCTGCCACGGTCGAAAGAACTCTGGCCAACGGTTCCGGTGCGCTGTCGCAGCACCATCCGAATCCGCTGCAGACCAGCAAGAGTTCCACAGTGGTTCCTAATCTGGGGGCGACTCGCACCCGCCTCGAGGACAAGTACTCGTCCGTCTTGGACCGGATTTACGGCAGGAAAAAGGACCCGGAGAAGACAATTGAACCCTCGGTCGGTCGTGGCCTCGCAAAAAGTTCGACCACAACCAACGTGCTGCTTGCAGAGAAACAGTACCCATACGTAGCCAGCAATGCCGTCCCGGCAACACCTGCACCCCGGGAGAAAACCCCCTACAGGGAATCCCGAATATCCCAGAACCGGAAGAACTATCCGGAACCACCGTACGCTTATCTGGATCGAGACTCCGCGTATCGGGTCCGCCACAGATCGAACCATTCCGAGTTGAGGCCGCGACGGTCCTCCAAACCCCAACGGACTGGCAAAAGTGAAGTGAACGACCGCAAAACTGTCACCAATCTGAAATTATGTCCGGTCGAGATACCGCTGAACGACACGCACAAAGAAACCACCCCGAAACTCCTGAACGACGTGACGTTGAGCACGCTGAGCGCCGCGCCGCCGCCCACCACGAGCGACGACGACACCACACCGACACCCTCCGCCCCCGACACCCTGACGGAGCGGGAGGCCAAACGCAAAGAGATTCAGAGCCTGATCATGAAATATTCGGCGTTGGACGAGGCGTACAACCGCGTTAATTCGTCCGCCCAGGCGGCGGGTGGTGCGAGTGGCGTAACGAAAGAGGCGGCCGTCGCCTCGGTGGCGCCCACCACGAGCGTGGCCGCCGCCATTACTAAGAAATATTACCCCAACCTATCGGCT AGCTCGCGCGCGCCCTCGGTGGAAGACGATGAAGAAGGCCATCTCATTTACCGTACGGGAGACACCCTACAAGAGAGAT ATAAAATTCTTGGCACGCTCGGTGAAGGAACTTTTGGCAAAGTGGTCAAAGTGAAAGATTTGGAAAT GGAGCACTCGATGGCtctaaagattattaaaaacgttGAAAAGTACCGAGAAGCTGCCAAACTGGAAATTAACGTTCTGGAGAAGCTTGCTGATAAAGATCCTGATTGTATTCA ctTGTGTGTAAAAATGCTTGACTGGTTCGATTACCACGGCCACATGTGCATCGCTTTTGAGATGCTTGGCCTCAGTGTCTTCGATTTCTTG AAGGACAACAATTATCAACCGTACCCATTGGATCAAGTGCGGCACATCGGATACCAGTTGTGTTACTCGGTCAAGTTTCTTCACGACAACAGACTAACGCATACTGATCTCAAGCCGGAAAATATCCTATTCGTAGATTCTGATTTCGACTTAGTTTATAATAGCAAAAAA agAAGAGACGTGAAACGCGTCAAAAGGACTGATGTtagattaattgattttgggAGTGCTACCTTTGATCACGAACATCACAGCACAATTGTGTCGACTCGCCACTACAGAGCACCGGAAGTTATTCtag agtTGGGCTGGTCACAACCATGTGATGTCTGGTCAATTGGTTGCATCTTGTTTGAGCTTTATTTGGGTATAACACTCTTCCAAACTCACGACAACAGAGAACATCTCGCTATGATGCAACGAATTCTAGGAGAGATTCCTGTTAG GATGGCACGCAAAACGAAgaccaaatatttttaccGGGGAAAGCTCGAATGGGACGAAAAGAGTTCAGCTGGACGATATGTCAGAGACAATTGTAAACCTCTATtg AGGTATAAACAGTATGATGAATCCGAGCATAATTACTTATTCGACTTGATATTCAAAATGTTAGAATATGAACCGTCCGAAAGGATAACATTGAAGGAGGCTATGATGCATCCGTTCTTCAACAAGATACCGTCGCATCAGCGTTTGGGCGAACAATCGGGAGATGTGCGACGAGAAAGAAGCTTATCTTTGTCACGATGA